In Chryseobacterium salivictor, the DNA window AAAATAGAAATAAGATGTTGAATGGAATATGTAATGAGGATCTTCAAATAGAACTTCAAAGCTTTCTTATAGATGGTAGTAGTACAAATTTCCGTAATAGAATTTGTCATGGCTTAGTTAGCCCATCCGAAACTAACCTTTACGGAATTTACTTGTGGTGGATTACACTTAAAATGATTTTCAATACAAAAGAACTTTTTACAATACCAGAATAAATACATTTGCAAAACCAAGAATTAATATAATTTGGTTAGTCAATTTGTTTGTCAAATGCATTTTTCACTGGTGTCAACGTAAAATCCTTGACAGTGACATCGTAGGAATGTTCACCGCCGGGGAGAAAGGTCTTGAAATTTGTCAGATCTGATACTATTATTTTTTGCCGAACAGGAACAGTAGGCTTTTCATTCTTAGCACAGCTTGTGTAAAAACTTAGCAGGATCAAACCGTAAAAGATATTTTTTATATCCATTGAATATATATATATATATCGATTTGTTAGCGTTGGTGAAATTTCAGGTTCTTGATGAGATCCAAAAAGTATTGCTCTCCCCATAGATCAAGTACGGATGAGTCGGGAATGAACCGAACCACATCTTCCTTAACGCTGGCAAAATTCACCGATTTAATCTTCTCTTCTAAAAGCTGAATGACCTGCACCCCATTGATGGTTTCACCCTGCCAGTCACCAGTATCCTGAGCACGCAGCAAAAAGTGGTCGAGATCCAACGGAGTTCCTTTTTTGATATACCACTCCAAGTCATACCAGTCCCTCCCCTTTACCCTTTTGATCCATTTCCGGAATAATAAAGCGTGCATCTTACCAGCAAACAGACTGGGCATTTTAAAACATTTTACATAAAATGAAAAGGGTCGCAACAACAATTTCTCTTCAGTTTCAAAACCTAAAGGCGGCTTGCGGTCTACTTCGATCTTAATCTTTACATTGGGAAGAATCCCTACACCCATCTGTGGTACAACGTCTTCCAAAACAAGCTCTTTCCACACCGTGCCTGATTTTAAAAATGCAGACTCTACATTGGATGCGGTAGATTTCTTTTTCTCCTGGATGCTGACACTGATTCCCAAAGCCTCAAATTCTTTGACGACCGCTTCAAAGTAAGGTTCAAGGGAGAACTTATCGTCAGGCTCCAATAGTGAAAAATCAAGGTCTTCAGAAAATCGATCCAAATTGTAGAAAATGCGGAGTGCAGTACCACCATAGAAAGCGGCCTTTTCAAAAAAACCGGCACGTTGAAGACCTGCCAAGGCAATCTCCTGCATAATTTCCCGCAGTGCATCGTACACATCCTGCTTGTTTTTGGGATTGTATTCCTGTAGCCATTCTTTGATCATAAGGTTTTAAGTGTTTTTGTTAACATCTCTAAACTTGATTTTTTTGGTGCATCTTGGATCCATGAGTCAATCGTATCTGAGTTTAGCTTGAGGAGCATATTTTCGTCGATGCGCATATCTTCGGTCAGAAATGTGATGACTTGGTTAATACTGCGCAGTAATATTCCCGAGGTCGTCACGATCTTATCACAGATGGCCTTTTCCGGAGACGCCATAAGCACAGCTTGTTTCTTTGTGAGACTCACACGGTCAATGCCCATCGAATAATATGGCAGAGGCAGATGATGGTAGCTGAAACGGCCTATCTCGGTATTGTAGGTTTTGGTCGTTTTTGTCGTTGCGGAAGTAACCTCATATACGCGTTCCGGAATAAATCCCCAATGTGAAAGTGCGGCTTCCAATGAGACATAGCTTGGTCCTCTAAGGTGATTGGCCACCAGAAATAATTCAGGGGATACAAGATCAAGTTTTGATCCCGGCACATATAGTCCTTTCTTTACTGTTCTAAGATATCCAGCTTTTACCATCTCCGAGATCTTGTCGTTCGGACGTTTGTAATCTGACAGCAGGGAAAGCATGACCTGTCTTGTCAAAGGTTCCTCTGAAAAGTTTTTGATAAGATTGGACACTGCTAACATTTGTAAATATTTAATACAATAATCGGAATTTTTCCGATTATATGCAAATATTTTTACATTATTGGAGTTCTTTTAAAATTCCGATGCATTTTTTACCATTTTCCAAAGCCTTGCTTTTTAGCTTAGTGTACCATCCTTATTAACTTATTGCCCTATAAACTCCTCCAATAGAATTTCTACAGAAGAGCGTTTACGATCTTTATACAGAAACCATGAGATATTAACGATCTGGAGATAATCACTT includes these proteins:
- a CDS encoding nucleotidyl transferase AbiEii/AbiGii toxin family protein, whose protein sequence is MIKEWLQEYNPKNKQDVYDALREIMQEIALAGLQRAGFFEKAAFYGGTALRIFYNLDRFSEDLDFSLLEPDDKFSLEPYFEAVVKEFEALGISVSIQEKKKSTASNVESAFLKSGTVWKELVLEDVVPQMGVGILPNVKIKIEVDRKPPLGFETEEKLLLRPFSFYVKCFKMPSLFAGKMHALLFRKWIKRVKGRDWYDLEWYIKKGTPLDLDHFLLRAQDTGDWQGETINGVQVIQLLEEKIKSVNFASVKEDVVRFIPDSSVLDLWGEQYFLDLIKNLKFHQR
- a CDS encoding type IV toxin-antitoxin system AbiEi family antitoxin domain-containing protein yields the protein MLAVSNLIKNFSEEPLTRQVMLSLLSDYKRPNDKISEMVKAGYLRTVKKGLYVPGSKLDLVSPELFLVANHLRGPSYVSLEAALSHWGFIPERVYEVTSATTKTTKTYNTEIGRFSYHHLPLPYYSMGIDRVSLTKKQAVLMASPEKAICDKIVTTSGILLRSINQVITFLTEDMRIDENMLLKLNSDTIDSWIQDAPKKSSLEMLTKTLKTL